GAAGATCACGGACCGGGGGCCGTTTGTGCGGGGGCGGATCATCGATCTGTCGCTGGCTGCGGCCAAGGCCACCGGCGTGTATCGGGCGGGCGTGGCGAAGGTGCAGGTGGAGGCGTATCCGCCGCCTCCGTCGCCGACGGGAATTCCTGGCGGGCGGTGGTGCGTGCAGATCGGGGCGTTCTATAACGTCGAGGACGCAGTGCAATTGAAGGCCGACCTGATGCGGCGATACACGACGGCGAAGGTGATCGAGTTTCAGGGGCCGACGGGGTATTGGGTAAGGATCAATCCGAAGTTTGCGGACAAGGCTACGGCGAAGGCGGTAGCGGATGGGATCCATATTCCGGATGCGGAGCCTTATTTGACCCGGACGGATTGAGGGTTGCGTGGCGGGCGAAGGAAGGCGTACCTCAGCGGCTAAAGCCGCGTGGGTGGGGGTGGGTTTGTGGTACGGCTGAAGCCGTGCCCTGAAGCAAGACGGGTGGTGGCGGTGCCGTCGAAATGCGGGGATTCTTCACCTTCGGCTCAGAATGACGGGGAGAGGGTGGTGGCGGACCCACCCATGGCCAAGTGCGAGCCATGGATGGGGCACCCGCGGTTGTGGCTGGCTCCCACATCTGGCGATGAAGCTGCTAGATATGGGGCACCCGGTTTTGGTGGCGCACGCTTGATGCGGCTTTCGATTATTCGGCGGGTGGGGCGTAGTAGGGGAGCTTCTGCTGCTCTTCGGTAGCGCGCTTTACGGCGATGTCGCCGAAGAGGAGGCTGGGCGCGATGACGGTTTGCGGGATCGGGCCGAGGGTGTTGGCGATGTAGGGATGGTCGCCGGCGGCTACGATGTCGCTGCGGAGGCTGCGGAGATCGAGCTCATCGAAGGCAGCCCCGCGGACGAGTTCGCGGGTGCCGTCGCTATGGACGCGATAGAGCAGGCGCGGCATCAGTTCGCCTCCTAGAGTTTCGACGACGTAGGCGTCGGAGCCTTGCTTCGCGGCCAGTTCGGCTAGCTTGGCCTTCATCGCGTCGTCGCTGAGGGGCTCGCTGGACTTGAAGATCGAGATACCGGCGCGGGAGTGGGCGGGCTGGCCTAGGCCGGCGCGGCCGTGGCCGTTCGATTCAGGGAAGTCCTTCACCGGCTCGCGGCCGATGACGTAGGCCATCAGTTTGCCGGAGAGGACGACGTCGAGGGATTCGGCGGGGACGCCTTCGTCGTCGACGTCGTAGTGGCCCATGAGGTCGACGCCTTCGAGCTTGGTGAGGAGAGGGTTGTCCTTGACGTTCATGAAGTCCGGGAGGACGCGCTGGCGGAGGCTGGAGGTGTAGGCACCCTGGGTGCGAGCGGTGGTGCCGGCGTCGGGGCGGTCGGCTTCGACGTTGGGGAGGAATAGTTTGGTGAGGGCGTCAGTGGCGGCGTCTCCGCTGAAGAGGACGGCACCGTGGTAGTCGTCAGCGTCGACGATGGGGGCGTTGCGGAGCTCCTGGTAGGAGTTGAGGTCGTCGATCATGCGCTGGTGGAAGGCGGCGGCGGACTCGAGGTTCTTGGCGAGCGTTGCGGTGCTGCCGTTGTCGCGGCTGAGGCGCATGCCGTCGGCGGCCTGGCCTCCGATGCTGACGCTGGCGCTGTAGCCGGTATATCCGTGGCGGACGACGGTGCCTTCGGTGTTGACCAGATAGCGGTTGACGGCGACTCCGCGGACGCTGGCTGTCGAGTACTGGATGGTGTCGGCGAATTGCTTGACTGACGGGTCGCTTGCGTAGAGGCCGCTGGTCTCGATGATGCGATGCTTCCATTCGTTGCGGTCAAGGTCGAGTTTGACGAGGGGTTTGATCTCGGTGACGGGCTTGGCCGGGGCGAAGTCGTCGGCGGTGGCGGCGGTCTCGAAGCGCTTGAGGTTGGCCTGCTTGGCGGCGTAGGCGCGGAGGGCG
This Granulicella aggregans DNA region includes the following protein-coding sequences:
- a CDS encoding metallopeptidase TldD-related protein, whose product is MNKLLKQLHTPRHKAGCPISGSITARCGSAATEIGCPIHAAVSHGWDIRAKHEPSSSPGRKIATLAALTLLATLSVTNRAVAQEKDPMLEAMKSELAREQKLLVLPGLQRPYFIEYRMDELMGYDAVANYGALTREDTNHQRVIRVSVRVGDYAADSSSSRGDGNVQLAPEDNDPAALRYALWTATDEAYKVALRAYAAKQANLKRFETAATADDFAPAKPVTEIKPLVKLDLDRNEWKHRIIETSGLYASDPSVKQFADTIQYSTASVRGVAVNRYLVNTEGTVVRHGYTGYSASVSIGGQAADGMRLSRDNGSTATLAKNLESAAAFHQRMIDDLNSYQELRNAPIVDADDYHGAVLFSGDAATDALTKLFLPNVEADRPDAGTTARTQGAYTSSLRQRVLPDFMNVKDNPLLTKLEGVDLMGHYDVDDEGVPAESLDVVLSGKLMAYVIGREPVKDFPESNGHGRAGLGQPAHSRAGISIFKSSEPLSDDAMKAKLAELAAKQGSDAYVVETLGGELMPRLLYRVHSDGTRELVRGAAFDELDLRSLRSDIVAAGDHPYIANTLGPIPQTVIAPSLLFGDIAVKRATEEQQKLPYYAPPAE